The DNA segment AGCTGCTCCATTGAGATTGTGCCCATcatcacaggtgtaggtggctgtgttcatgaaggtggttccagaggatgtgttgACTTGTCCGTTAGGAACAGTGAGggaaccacagtcaacagctgtggaATATAAACACAGTggatacagtgtacacagtcagTCATTACTCACGTGCACAGGTGGGGGCATCTGGAGTCCACTGTGTATCAGCCCCACAAGTCCTAGTTGCAGATCCAACAatgttgtatccagtgttacaggtgtaggtagcagtcatcatgaaggtggttccagaggatatgttcactgctccattggagggGTCAGGGAGGGAGCCACATTCAACAGCTGTATAAGGATATCATTGCATAAACCAAATTAAAACATGTGTTAGCTCAACTAACGATTGCAAACAGGTAGAGATGCACTCCATCCACTGACAGCCACACAATTCCTTGTGCTAGCACCACTCAGTTCatagccagtgtcacaagaGTAAGTGGCCACTGCTCCAGGTGGTGGAGGATCATCAGAAGGTAAGTAGGTCACCATTCCATTGGAGAGGGGATCACGAGGACACAGAGCTGTGTGTGAGGATATAAGATAATTATGGGGAATCATACTTTAATTATCTCACCATCACAAGTTGGTGCAGCTCCACTCCAGATTCTATCAGCCTGACATGTTCTAGTCGTAGATCCCCCCACCCGATTGTAACTagggttacaggtgtaggtagcagtgctcccaaaggtggttccagaggttGTACTGACTTGTCCATTATTAATAGTCAGAGttccacagtcaacagctaaaCAACAAACATGGTTGTAAGTTATGTTAATGGTTAGACAGTGTACTCACGATTACACACAGGTTCTGACCCACTCCAGTCTCCACCAGCCAGACAAATCCTGGTCTGATCTCCACTACGTGTGTAGCCattgtcacaggtgtaggtagcagcgCTTGAGAGGGTGGTCCCTGTTGTCACGACTCCTCCATTGGTAGGAGCACTCAATGATCCACAATCAACTGTAAGGAACAATCTTCCATGAACACTGTACTTATATGAACATGACATGTTCTAACCTATACAAGTTGGAGTACCACCACCACCTAGTGCACTCCACCCACTGGCAGTACACATCCTTGTTTGTGTCCCAAAAATTGCATAGCCAgtgacacagctgtaggtggccgTGGCACCAACAAGTCTGGGTATGGGGTTACTGTACATAACCACTCCATTGGTCGGTAGTTGGAGGTCTGGACAATTCACTGAATAGAAATAGCAGTTAGTTACACTCATAAAGTTGTCAGTTTGAGTACATACGTGTACAAGTGAGGGATGTTCCACTCCATGATCTGTCAGACTGGCAGGTCCTAGTGCCTCCACCAGTAGATACTCTATACCCTCCATCACAGCTCTGTGTAGCTGTGGTTCCCTCAAGGTGTGGTGAGGTACTAGAGCCGTAGCTGATCACTCCATTGAACAATGTAGGGAGGTCATCACAGGTGGCTGTGGGAAATAGTCTGATACAATACCTTCAGTGTTGTGTCTTACCTCTACACACTGGTGCTGTACTCCAGCTCCCACTAGACTGACAAGTTATCGTGGCTGATCCTGACCTTTGGTACCCAGTGTTGCAGGAGTAGGTGGCCATTGCTCCGAATGTTGTACCAGTAGAGCTGGTCATCACTCCATTGGTAACAGATGGAGTGGGGGCACAGGACACAACTGAATGGGAAGGCTATCaatccataattattggaaACATTAGTCACTTACTGTTACAAGTGAGGGATGATCCAGTCCATTGCATACTAGTCTGACAGGTCCTAGTACTGGCAGTGGAGGGTAGGTGCCCCTCATTACAGCTCTGTGTAGCTATGGCTCCCACTAGTCTGGGGCTGGAGGATGGATTGTAGAGGATCATTCCATTGACCAGAGTAGGAAGCTCAGGACAGATAGCTGTGGGGGAACAATTGACATCAGTTCAACAACACACCCCCCCTCGTAAGGAACAAcattacatgtgtacaatgtgcCTATTAAACTTCTAACCTGTACAAGTTGGACTACCACCATCAGTCCACCCAGTGACACTACAGGTCCTTGGCATACCTCCACTGAATTCATACCCAGagacacagctgtaggtaacCGTGGTACCAATAGGTCTGGGAATGGTGAGGTCGCTGTAGGTCACCACTCCATTGGGCGGTAGTTGGACGTTGGGGCAAATCACTGAATAGAAATAGCATTTAGTTATATAACTCATAAAGTCGTCAGTTTGAGTACATACGTGTACAAGTGAGGGGTGATCCACTCCATGATCTATCAGACTGACAGGTCCTAGTACTGGCAGTGGAGGGTAGGTGCCCCTCATTACAGCTCTGTGTAGCTATGGCTCCCACTAGTCTGGGGCTGGAGGATGGATTGTAGAGGATCATTCCATTGACCAGAGTAGGAAGCTCAGGACAGATAGCTGTGGGGGAACAATTGACATCAGTTCAACAACACACCCCCCTCGTAAGGAACAAcattacatgtgtacaatgtgcCTATTAAACTTCTAACCTGTACAAGTTGGACTACCACCATGACTCCACCCACTGACAGTACAGGTCCTTGGTACACCTCCACTGAATTCATACCCAGagacacagctgtaggtaacCGTGGAACCCACAGCTCTGGGAATGGTGGGGTCGCTGTAGGTCACCACTCCATTGGGCGGTAGTTGGACGTTGGGGCAAATCACTGAATAGAAATAGCATTTAGTTATATAACTCATAAAGTCGTCAGTTTGAGTACATACGTGTACAAGTGAGGGGTGTTCCACTCCATGATCTATCAGACTGacattaattattacatgcactATAACTAGTTGCACTGAATATCAACTCACCCTGTCCATACACAAGAGAAACACTTCCCAGCAGACAGCAGAGAAATAGAGTTACAGTAGCCATTGATTCTTCTatactaagctagctagctatagctattagcTCAATCGGTAGGTACAGGTGGAACTTTACTTCAGCACCCCATCTACCGATCAATTAGTGACGAGTGGGCGTCAACGATGCCACATGCATCCTCATCAGATCAgagaggctggaaccacttgaccttagctaattaaggtcactaattggatttatccaaacttttcttgcagactacttcaagcctagtttttagtgtctatcagtttaaaacgttattttttaggggggtcaaattttattttgctcagaagcagagatacaagtctcaaagccagctatgcagtagcctcgagaacaagccgctcatgatatcgaggctagtgcaagagcaagacttttgattgtatctctgcttctgagcaaaattggcaaaaataaaatttgacccccccctgACAAATAACTGatacactaaaaactaggcttgaagtagtctgcaagagaagtttggataaatccaattagactagtgaccttaattagctaagtaaggtcaagtggttccagcctcctctgcatcctcataataataatgatgatcTTTGCCTTcaagcctcgattccaggccgctctcagttGAGAAAGACgctctagtgagaggggctgggatcgaggctatgccTTCAGTAGACAATATTCTAAGATAATAACCtgaaacacaataattaaaaaCAACTTGCTAAATTACATGAAAAACAGCGACACATACATTGACAAACTAGACTGTGTTGTTATAGTGTCTACTTGTTCTCTGTGTTGCAGTCAGTGGATGCATAAGCTGCACAGGCTGAGAGCTGGTAGTCtgcaggaggaggggggcgtggctggtccACCACCTCATAGGTAGCCTCCTCCTGTAGTTTGCTCAACCCCTCGTAATCATGGGAGGGGAGATGACTCATCACCACTGGGGGTAATCTGCACGAAATAGAATTATATATGGAATACATTAActcacatgtacataattattctagtatAAGGGCAGAAGGTCTCTATACAACCACACTGGTATATGTACAGCTACTTCATTCACAGACCATGCACACTAACACTCACTGTGTTGGTTGGCTGCCTGTCCTCTTATCACTCATGTCCTTGGATCCAGACCTCCGTTGCCTCAACATAACCAGCACAAGCAATATGATCAGTACTAGCACAGCAATGGCCAAGACTCCAGCAACCACCCAACCAGCCACTGTACCAACATTGACCACTACACTCTCTGTGGGTGTGGTAGTAGCCATGAAAGAAGTTGGAGTAGCCATAGAGGAAGTTGGAGTAGCCATCTGCGTCCGATTAGTGATGTCCTCAGGGCACTCTGGACTATTGAGGTTAGCAATGACAATCGGACAACTGTTAGTCACACTGAGGCCTGCACTCTGCACCACAACGATTGGATCATTCTCAACCCACTGTTCCATTAGCCTAGCCAGTTGTATGGTGGATACACTCTCTGTTCCAGTCAGCACAGCTCggtaggtcacatgactagaGGACCCTTCGAAACAATTGATAAACTCGTCAGTGAGAAGGGAGGGGCTGAACCCACAAGCACACAATCCTTCAACACCTTGAGATAGTCTGGTAGTGATGCCACTGGCTTTGGCACTTCTTCCTGACTCAATGTACACCTCACAGTTTGTTATTCCATCCAGACGAAGTTGAATGTTGAGTGCTATAAAACAAAAATAAACAGTTACGAAAAAATGATGTGAATCTGTATGAACACACTATAGTTACACACGATCTTTAGTGTAAGGTTTTACTTTCATGTATGCTTTACATATTTTCAGTGGAATTGTAAAGGTTTTCCAACTTACTCATGAACTCAATGGTGTAGTGAGCAGCTACAGTGTGTTCCCCCTCAAGCTGACTGGAGGTGAGGATGACCTGACAGTTGTACTGACCAGCGTCTGACAAGTAGAGAGTGTCAAAGTTGAGAGTTGCTGTACTGGTCATGAGTAACCCTCCCTCCCTCGTCCACTGGTAGGAGAGGGTGGGTTGTAGAGAGGCCCCTCCACTCAGGGAACAAGTGAAGGAGAAACTCTGACCagccattggaccaccactaGAGGTGATCACAGCTATGAGCTCTGTGAACATCATAAGAATGTAGTTTCAGTTTAAACTTGAGTAAACACATCTAATGGGATGACAGATGACAACAGGCGGACCACATCAACAGACTGAATTATAGACAGCTAATATAAACATAATTGTGATGTTGCTAATAACTTGCGTACGTAAACAGGTTGGAGCATCTGGAGTCCACTGTCCATCACCACCACAAGTCCGAGTGTTTGCTCCaatgagagtgtatccagtgttacaggtgtaggtagcagtcatcatgaaggtggttccagaggatgtgtccactgctccattggagggGTCAGTGAGGTCACCACAGTTAACAGCTGTATAAAGAATTCATAAACAATTAGAACGTGTGTTAGTTCAACTAACGATTGCAAACAGGTAGAGATGTACTCCACCCACTGACAGCCACACAATTCCTCGTACTAGCACCACTCAGTTCATAGCTAGTGTTACAAGAGTAAGTGGCCACTGCTCCAGGTGGTGGAGGATCATCAGAAGGTGAGTAGGTCACCATTCCATTGGAGAGGGGCTCACGAGGACACAgggctgtgtgtgggggagataCAGTAtgctggttattttcgtatggtagTTCGTAGTTGGAGCATTAATCTGAAAATTAAAATCGTGCAATTATTCTAAGCTGTATGAATACAATTGGGTAGTTCAAAGAAAATATGAAACCAgtaaaaattacccgctatacatgtagtactttAATCATCTCACCATCACAAGTTGGTGCATCTCCCCTCCACACTGTATCAGCCTGACATGTTCTGGTGGATGGTCCATTTtgagtgtatccagtgttacaggtgtaggtagctaTGCTCCCAAAGGTGGTTCCAGGGGATGTACTGACTTGTCCATTATTAAtagtcagaggaggtccacagtcaacagctaaaAAACAAATCGTGGTTGATGGTTATGGTTAGACAGTGTATACACTCACGATTACAAGCAGGTtctgacccactccactctCCACTAGCCTGACAAACCCTGGTCTGATCTCCACTCCGTGTGTAGCCAGggttacagctgtaggtagcAAATCTTTGGTAGATGGTACCCCCTGTTGTCATGACCCTTCCATTGGTAGGATCACTCAATGAGCCACAATCAACCACTGAAAGAACAATATTTTATTTACACTGTACCCGGGCTATTGAGAAACTTAAATTTCTAACCTGTACAGGTAGGAGTACCACCaattacagttcatttagtctagagagtagattaccacaaatgtgtgagtagttgaacttaaatgtaaatatcttttgattggagcatttctaagaaatggtgttgatacccgtgtgtagatgaatgactgaactaaaacatatccaaaaatgtttccatggaaacataagatggtgggtttgtggtgattaatagaacaacagcaaattgttatagtgggtaatcggttagagtaataaaacactaactttaaacagctaaggtcttagACTTTTATCACGCAATAgtttaatggtttaggtatcctgaccatccctttatgggtcttacatatgctcacagtgtctataattcacgatttaccggtttttaggtacacttttggttagagtaatatcttctgaaaattttatagcttagctttaaaagttctctggtaagtttacaaataaatggactacattttgataccaagaacatcctatatgcttattccattgctgagataacactgaaaagctacataatttactattttctactgttttgatgacatcagcagctgcaaaccacaaaccaatgatgctttaatcaaccacaaacgtaattaaaagtgggcgtacagttattgtacgcccacttacgTGGTTAATTTGagcatagatgatacagtactgacgtggatgtgaaacgtttCCGGATTCCGGTATTCTGCTTGAAGCTATCATAGTAACGGGCATATCCGAGGTAATTTACTAGTTTCCGTAAATTAGGCAATTTGTTCCAAATAAACGCCGAGGAAATTATCGAGGTTATACCAAGCAGCTGTGTAAGTGAGTTGGCAGAACTGGCCAGAGACAGTAAAAGAGAATCTATGTATTAACAGAAAGGATATTGATGCTGCAAGTGTATTAAGCGaagacagtagtagtgacTGTGAGGAGGTAGAATGAGTAGAGGAAGTACAGTCCAGTGCAAGATGATATTAACTATTCTATAATTAGTCTAGTaaatagtctataattattattttatagtagatctacccctgtacccatgtaattatatccaaaAAGCAAGTCACTCAATGTtgatagcatgcatgtagatcaaaaGAAGTGTGGCTGACTCATAACACTAGCATGAGATAAGCAAACGGGTGAAATTGTTGATGatctgtacgtgtacgtgtacatgctaataattattataatagtcttgagagtattaatttatagtacaCGATAAACTGTTTCTTGATCGTTTACAaagtggctgtgagagagaCACATTCCAACTTGCCGGTTCGAAATTCCTATACAAGTGTAGATACACGGCACTTGAAAAGAGGTTGGACGTTAATTGCTGTCTTCACCGATGGTGTTGCCTAGAGAAGTAGCACTCGAGTAGGTTCTGGGATAAATTTCACttgatagtataattagcTAACATTTGGCAATTGATATCTTAGCTCAGCGAAAGACAACACTGCAATTTGGAAAgttaatgacatgtacatgtacgtgtgaacTTATTGATAGAAATCATAATAGTAGTTAGTTGTAATAAGAATGTAggattaatttttgtttaacatgtacatggattttacatatttttcttgaggctgTATTTTTCCAATAACTTTACTGTATGCTTAGTTAATAGATTCTCCTGCTGCATCAATACACGAAGGTTTTCATCAGCTAAATATGCAAAAAGTAGGCTCACAGGTTTAGAAATAATCTCACGCAAAAAGTGCAACTAACTCATGCTTTAGCCCTTTCTATAGCACTTAAACTTTCATAACAGTTGTCAAACATAGATTCTCCTCGTAGTTTACAGTGTACTTCAAGTATTACTACTGAATGGTAACCTGAATATTTACTGTCCAAGCCAAAAATCTCACACAAAGTATTTTTACAGAAAAATTTATGCTAAAATATGATATTCTCCCATGAGCTTAGAGAAACTAGTCTTACCTACAAGCCCACTGCAAGTATCAATGTGTGCCAGTCATTTTCACCAGTTTTCAGACACGGAACACTGTTTACTACGCTCTGGTTGCTATATAAACATGACAGTTACAGGGTTTCTAACATAATCTGCTCGTTACGATGATAGCTTCAGACAATTCCCGTGGACCCCTCCGGATACTAggccgtttcacatccacgtcagtactgtatcatctatgattTGAGTGTCGtcgatttgtggttagcagcttgtgatgtcatcaaacaGTAGAAATAgtagaatatgtagtttttcagtgatatctcaacaatggaataagcatagaggatgttcttggtatcaaaatgtagcccatttatctgtaaacttactacagaaatttgaaagctaggctattaatttttcaaaagttattactctaaccaaaagtgtacctgaaaaccagtaaatcatgaattataaacactgtgaacatttgtaacacccataaagggatggccaggatacttaaaccattgaacaattatgtgatgaagtctaggaccttagctgtacaagattactgttttattactctaaccgattacccactataacaatttgctgttgttctattaatcaccacaaacccaccaccttatgtttccatggaaacatttttggatatgttgtggttcagtcattcatctacacacgggtatcaacaccatttcttagaaatacttcaatcaaaagatatttacatttaagtacaactactcacacatttgtggtaatctactctctagactaaatgaactgtagtGCACTCCACCCAGTGGTAGTACAAGTCCTTGATAGTGTCCCACTGAAGTCATACCCAGtcacacagctgtaggtggcagTGGAGTCAATAGCTCTGGGGATGGTGGGATGACTGTACACAAGTGGTGCTCCATTGGTTGGTACAAGGAGGTCTGGACAAGTCACTGAATAGACACAGTTAGTTACTCATAAAGTCGTCAGTTTGAGTACATACGTGTACAAGTGAGGGATGATCCACTCCACATTCTGTTGAACAGGCAGGTCCTAGTGCCTCCACCAGTATACCCCTCATTACAGCTGTGTGTAGCCATGGCTCCCTCTAGTCTGGGGAAGGAGGTTGGATTGTAGCTGATCCCTCCATTAACCAGGGTGAGCTGCTCAAGACATACGGCTGTGGGGTACATACTTGACATCAGTTCAACAACACATCCCCCTCACCAGTACAGACAGGGTCATCTCCAGTGCTCCATCCACTAGCAGTACACGTCCTCACCATCAGTCCAGTCATCTGGTAGCCAGGGTTACAGGAGTAGGTAGCTGTGCTCTCAAAGGTGGTAGTGGGTGTATCAACCATGCCATTGGTGGGGTCAGTGAGGGGGCCACAGTCAACAACTACAGTGTATAAGAATGGGCTCATAAAACAAGCAAATAGAGCCTTATAATTTAACGTACTATCACAAGTTGGATCACTGCCACTCCAGTCTCCATTAGCCCCACAAGTCCTAGTGGTGTCTCCATTCAGATTGTGGCCACTGTTACAAGAGTAGGTAGCAGTGCTCCCAAACGTGGTAGTGGATAAAGTAATCATTCCATTGGTGGGGTCAGTGAGGGGGCCACAGTCAACAActgcagtgtataataataagctTTAAAAACAAGAGAATGTGAGTAACTTACGAGTACATGTTGGATTAgtcccactccacactccaccagccccacaagtcctggtcatATCACCAGTCACAGTGTATCTAGTGTTACATGTGAAGGTGGCCACGGTGTTCACTGGTCTAGTATTCATGGTCTCCGCATTATAGCcaatcattccattggttggAGCAGGCAAGTCAGAGCAGGTAGTGGTGCTGACTGCACACAATATAATGAAAGCAATTTTACACTCTTGGTCGGTACAGATGGCCAGGATAAAATTTAATGACAATGCTAGAAAAATATTGATAATAGTTActcttacgttcacaagtggGTCTCACAGTGCTACTCCACTGCATTGTGACATCATTACAGGTGATGGATGAGATGGTCGCCACAGCGTACCcagggttacaggtgtaggtggccatgtTGGTGGTTGCATCGTATGAGATCATTCCATTAGACAGTGGACtcagtgtggggcagggagctgtgggggtgggggttagtATTGGACATAGACAATATAGTCAGCACTCACTGAAGGTGACACATATCCTCTCATTGGTGGCAGTCCTCacacagcagtgttctccatcaggactgaaGTGTGTGGGACCACGCTGCAGAGAAACGCCAAAATTAGGAATATCTCTGCTGAACAATTCATCCTGAACTGCCAACGATCTACTTTCAAGTTGCAATGCACTCCCATCGGGGAACATCCACAATACACTACCAGTGTCTTCGGTGTAGCAAACCCAGGGGCGTGGATTACCACTAGCTCCTGATCCAACAGCAGAGAATGAGATGATCTCTCCAGTGTGGTCAGTGACATCGGGCTCATTGGATGCTGCCATTCGAGCTGagtagtgcatgtgtgtttatCCTAATACTAGTTCACCAACTCAATATTGTCAAGAGACTGACGACATGCAGGATCTCTAGAGTAATGTACAAGTAGTCTAGCTACAGAAACTACACACAATAACTCACACAgtgtttgtgcatgtaccCATCCAACAGACACCGTCAGTCCTAGTAGTAGGCTTAGAGCAAGTCTTGAGAAGGCcatacctagctagctagctaacaatTATAGCTGGCCTTTCCTAGACttgcaagccgtcactgttgcggtcaaactccgtgttgagactcgtgttgcacagtcagcatatcagaaaatattttaagtggctgcggttttcgtgacgtcagtatactgcatgtgaacgtagagttttctagtgaaacgtcactatcgttgatcttgtggtaaccgcatgcggttagttgccacaaatatcgtggcaaacgttacacaagtctcaacacggagtttgaccagtctactgtttgcctagcctcggtcccaggccgatttttttttaatagaacgaagttgaaaaatacggctggtattgattgtatctgggcgtggcaggaaccggaaacaaaagcaATGGCGTTTAAACGTATTGGTTAAACGGAGTTAATCAGGGAGACTCCTCATACCCCAAAGATTTCCACATAATCATGCGCATGCGTACCGCTGCGTAATAATGGCCACAGGCATAATTTTAGTGCGCAGGCGCGGTTACCGGGGTGACAACATTACTTTCGCATTCGCTGCAACTCAAGCAAGCTCTGAGA comes from the Halichondria panicea chromosome 4, odHalPani1.1, whole genome shotgun sequence genome and includes:
- the LOC135334787 gene encoding sushi, von Willebrand factor type A, EGF and pentraxin domain-containing protein 1-like isoform X1, which produces MAFSRLALSLLLGLTVSVGWVHAQTLSRMAASNEPDVTDHTGEIISFSAVGSGASGNPRPWVCYTEDTGSVLWMFPDGSALQLESRSLAVQDELFSRDIPNFGVSLQRGPTHFSPDGEHCCVRTATNERICVTFTPCPTLSPLSNGMISYDATTNMATYTCNPGYAVATISSITCNDVTMQWSSTVRPTCELSTTTCSDLPAPTNGMIGYNAETMNTRPVNTVATFTCNTRYTVTGDMTRTCGAGGVWSGTNPTCTLVDCGPLTDPTNGMITLSTTTFGSTATYSCNSGHNLNGDTTRTCGANGDWSGSDPTCDIVDCGPLTDPTNGMVDTPTTTFESTATYSCNPGYQMTGLMVRTCTASGWSTGDDPVCTAVCLEQLTLVNGGISYNPTSFPRLEGAMATHSCNEGYTGGGTRTCLFNRMWSGSSLTCTLTCPDLLVPTNGAPLVYSHPTIPRAIDSTATYSCVTGCNPGYTRSGDQTRVCQASGEWSGSEPACNPVDCGPPLTINNGQVSTSPGTTFGSIATYTCNTGYTQNGPSTRTCQADTVWRGDAPTCDALCPREPLSNGMVTYSPSDDPPPPGAVATYSCNTSYELSGASTRNCVAVSGWSTSLPVCNPVNCGDLTDPSNGAVDTSSGTTFMMTATYTCNTGYTLIGANTRTCGGDGQWTPDAPTCLQLIAVITSSGGPMAGQSFSFTCSLSGGASLQPTLSYQWTREGGLLMTSTATLNFDTLYLSDAGQYNCQVILTSSQLEGEHTVAAHYTIEFMTLNIQLRLDGITNCEVYIESGRSAKASGITTRLSQGVEGLCACGFSPSLLTDEFINCFEGSSSHVTYRAVLTGTESVSTIQLARLMEQWVENDPIVVVQSAGLSVTNSCPIVIANLNSPECPEDITNRTQMATPTSSMATPTSFMATTTPTESVVVNVGTVAGWVVAGVLAIAVLVLIILLVLVMLRQRRSGSKDMSDKRTGSQPTQLPPVVMSHLPSHDYEGLSKLQEEATYEVVDQPRPPPPADYQLSACAAYASTDCNTENK
- the LOC135334787 gene encoding sushi, von Willebrand factor type A, EGF and pentraxin domain-containing protein 1-like isoform X2, whose product is MFPDGSALQLESRVLAVQDEVFIRDVPNFGVALYRGPTHFSPDGEHCCVRTNTNQRICVTFTPCPTLSPLSNGMISYDATTNMATYTCNPGYAVATISSITCNDVTMQWSSTVRPTCELSTTTCSDLPAPTNGMIGYNAETMNTRPVNTVATFTCNTRYTVTGDMTRTCGAGGVWSGTNPTCTLVDCGPLTDPTNGMITLSTTTFGSTATYSCNSGHNLNGDTTRTCGANGDWSGSDPTCDIVDCGPLTDPTNGMVDTPTTTFESTATYSCNPGYQMTGLMVRTCTASGWSTGDDPVCTAVCLEQLTLVNGGISYNPTSFPRLEGAMATHSCNEGYTGGGTRTCLFNRMWSGSSLTCTLTCPDLLVPTNGAPLVYSHPTIPRAIDSTATYSCVTGCNPGYTRSGDQTRVCQASGEWSGSEPACNPVDCGPPLTINNGQVSTSPGTTFGSIATYTCNTGYTQNGPSTRTCQADTVWRGDAPTCDALCPREPLSNGMVTYSPSDDPPPPGAVATYSCNTSYELSGASTRNCVAVSGWSTSLPVCNPVNCGDLTDPSNGAVDTSSGTTFMMTATYTCNTGYTLIGANTRTCGGDGQWTPDAPTCLQLIAVITSSGGPMAGQSFSFTCSLSGGASLQPTLSYQWTREGGLLMTSTATLNFDTLYLSDAGQYNCQVILTSSQLEGEHTVAAHYTIEFMTLNIQLRLDGITNCEVYIESGRSAKASGITTRLSQGVEGLCACGFSPSLLTDEFINCFEGSSSHVTYRAVLTGTESVSTIQLARLMEQWVENDPIVVVQSAGLSVTNSCPIVIANLNSPECPEDITNRTQMATPTSSMATPTSFMATTTPTESVVVNVGTVAGWVVAGVLAIAVLVLIILLVLVMLRQRRSGSKDMSDKRTGSQPTQLPPVVMSHLPSHDYEGLSKLQEEATYEVVDQPRPPPPADYQLSACAAYASTDCNTENK